ttttttgtgtgtatttgttttgtcacttcTTGGTTTGTGCCGTTTCTATGGACAGCTCTAAAGTAGGCAAGTGCAGGATAGTTTGTTGTAGCTGCTTGTCAAGGAGAAAGAAacctaaacaaaaacacacacacacacacacaagttacaATTTCCACTCTTTGAAAATGCACTGAGCACCCACATTCGacaggaatgtttttttcccccctctatttctttgtggttgtttttcctCCGTGCTCGGTGAGAAACAATCATGGCAGACACACTTTGTTTGCTTCagaagcttagtggtggtggATCTGATCTGCTTCCCGTTGGTTTGTTTCACAATAGCACCAGTTCGAGTGTCTGAGCTTCTGCAGTGTCGTTCAGAGgtaatgaaaaaacaataagaCAGGGATTAAATTCAGGGCTGGGGGGACGTTTATCAGGGCCAAGCCGTGTTGATATGACAAAGTTCACCCGCAGTGCTCATTATAGTCCAGATTAGATGTGCTCCCATTTATCCAGGGCCAACACCAGAACATTAAGATGAGCtcagctcaacacacacacacacacacacacactcacacactctcacacaggagagagaaCTGAACAGAAACTCTGAATTATTTCAATATCATATGAATTTAAGTGCATTTTGGATCAAATTAGGGGTTGTGTATCTCTAATAAATTCAGAAATTTAACAGTTCgaggaaataaaatcaatcattcatttcaattgtGTGGGTTTAAAAATTAAGAtgatgtatatatgttttttaaatcaaccAAGTCTCTGATCTCCCTTTAAAAGAAGATTGAAACCAGTTGGCATTCTCGCATCACTGCGTTTGGGTCCCTGGTATCAGGAAGGGGGGGCAACTAAAGGCTAGGAGCAGGAGGGAGTGCTGCTGAGAGGCAGGAGCGACAGGGACGCCGTTAGCTGGGGGCGTGGCCACTGTCGGAGGTGACTGGGTGTATGTACGTATGTAGGCATGGCTGGATGGATAAACGTATGGGAGGGCAGACGGGTTTGgcagggaggtggtggtggtggcggtgtGGGGCTCTAGGAGGAGAAGGCAAGTTTGACACTGCAGGAGGAGTAGCCCTCGTCGCTGGCCATGCTCTGCAGGCTGCTGTGGTCGTCCAGGTCGCTGGTGCTGGCTGTGCTCACACTGTCCAGCTCTCCATGGGAGAACTCCGTGCTTTCCACGTCCACCTCGATCTCCTCTGCAGCCGAGGACCAAGAGTTGGGGTGGAgttggaggcagagaggagaaagggaagatAAACCATTTAATCGTGACAACTAAGAAATTGAttctgtacagtacatttgtgCCAGAGAGACTCCGACCGGTGCAACCTCAATGTCGTAAAATTAGCCAGAGAGCAGCTGGAGGGTTTGATGGCCTTGTAGTCGCTAAATTAAAATCCTGTTTAAAGACTGCAGCCTCACTCACCTTGGTCAGAGTCAGAACGGTCGGAGCAGAGGGTGGAGCCCACGCTGTCCATGCGTATCCTCTCGCCCTCCCCCGGGCTGCTCTGGGCTGCAGCACCGCTGCCTCcccccagcagctccagctggcGCTGGAGGTGCCTCTGCTCGCGCTCCAGAGACTCCAGCTGGTACTggctcttcctgtctgcctcttcaagTTTCTGGTCAGGAGAAAGCAAATGGGGACACAGAGAAAAGGTTAATTATGTGTACAAGGGACCAAGGTGAGACTAGAATGTATAGATAAAGAGTACAGCGGGGGAAATAAGTATTGAAcacatcaacatttttctcagtaaatatattCAAAAGAATAATCAGAAGAGTTGTCCAAGACCCAAGGACCACTCGCGGAGAGCTTCAAAAAGACCTGGAATTAGCAGGTACAGTTGTTTCAAAGCCATGGCCTCTATGCACGCTCACCACGCAAGACACcactgctgaagaaaaagcatgTTGAAGCTCGATTAAAGTTTGCTGCACAACATTTGGACAAGCCTATGACATACTGGGAGAATATAGTCTGGCCCGATGAGAGCAAAATTGAATCTTTGGATGTCATAGCACACACGatgtttggaggagaaatggCACTGCACATCACCCTAACAACACCATACCAACAGTGAAGTCTGGAGGTGGGAACATCATggtgtggggctgtttttcagCATATGGTACTGGCAGACTTCATATAACTGAAGGGAGGATGAATGGAGAAATGTACCGAGACATTCTTGATAAGAGTCTGCTGCCATCTACCAGGATGCTGAAGATGAAACGAGGGTGGACATTTCAGCAAgacaatgatcccaaacacacagCCGAGGAAACTCTCAATTggtttcagagaaagaaaataaagctgctAGAATGGCCCAGTAATCACCCGACTTGAATCCAATTGAAAATCTATGGAAAGAACTGAAGATCAGAATTCATAGAAGAGGCCCCGCAACCTTCAAGATTTGAAGACAGTCTGTgtggaagaatgggcaaaaGTCACACCTGAGCAATGCATGCGACTAGTTTCTTCATACAGGAGGCGTCTTGAAGCTGTCACTACCAACAAAGGCTTTTGGACAATGGGAAGTCAAACTGGAGCTCTTACTCTCAGCAGGGAAGTATTTCAGAAATCATTCTAAGTATTAAATAAATTTCAGCAAGCGTGTTAAATACTTTTTCCCTGTGtcattccactttattacacataacttaatttatggacttatttgttttgatttctttgtatgtgtggattatgaaaatgtgaaaatttcatgtcaatagCCCCATCGGACatatatttactgagaaaaatgCTGATGCGTTCAATACTTATTTCCCCCGCTGTAAGTGTTTCAGAGGAGACGAAATCGGAAAGAaatgacagtaagaaaaaagaTGAGACACAAGAACAGCAGGTGTGTGCAGAGACTGACTGAGAGACTGAGAGCAGTGAAGACATGTAGAGGAGACAAGAGTGAGAGAAGGAAAGCTGGAAGAACAACTTCAGCAACAGTGCTGAGATACTGAAGAGATAGGTGGTGTTAGTCTGTAAGGAAATTCCTTTCATATCAAAAGACTGTAGCCCAGcgcaaaacaaacactccccAGCACCTGTTTTAGCATTCAGCCACTAAACGCGTTGTGTCCCTTGGATTTTCCTTCTGCCAGCCCCGAAACCCCTAAACGATTTCCCTCACCTGCCTTGTTTACAACTTGTCGCCTTCTTCACTCGCTGCCTCTGTTTACGCCTCGTGCCATTACAATGTGAGCGAGGGCCGTGGCGGGGCCTGATACGGCCATGTTGTGCTCTAACCTCGTAGCCTTACGTCACGGTCGCCGACAGTGACGAGCGTGACTCCCGGCGACGGACTAAAACAATAGGCCATCAATAAGTGATGGAGAGACTCAAGTTGACAGCAGCAGAAGTGCAGAGTGGTGGCGGTAGTAGTagttgtggtggtggggggggggggcaacaataTCCTCTTTATGCCTCCACTCTCTCGTTATGTGCATGCACGCTACGCTAGGCTTCTCACATGCAGACTGATTTTACAGGACGCCTTAATGTGTTATATGCTCTTCAGAACTGGATTACCAGGCGATAAGCTGAATACTGGCTACATTTTGGCTAAAGAGTGTTTGCATAAGCCAATTCTTTTTATTCTGTGGGTCATGTATCATATTTATGTCACCACTGGTCTTGCTATTTTGCTTGCTTAGATTCTGCACTTTCTTCTTTCACCCTGTTTTGGACATTTGTGTGTCAAACTGGGAACTCCGGGACCAGCTTTAAGCTCTGGGTGGGCTAGTTATCCTTACCTTTATGTGTGCTTTGGCTTTGTTGAGCAGGCCCAGGGTGGTGTGGCGGTTGCAGTCGGGTCCCAGGGGTATGAGGGTCTTCAACCGCTCCAGACACAACCGCAGGTGAGCTCGTCTGCAacggaaagacagaaagagaaagagaaacagaacgATTAGATACATGACAATGTACAACAGGGAAGGGACGgtaaatgtgaaatgtgggCTGTTGCCTGCTGGTAGTTAAATGTCTTGCCCAGTAGCAGCTGGGAGATTGTTCAGGCAGATGGTTGGTTACTCATTCACTTTTCCTGACTAGACTCGTCCAGCTTGTTTGGTGATTTTATCAGTACAATCTATTACTGACCAGTTTCTCTAATTTGCAGTCCACTGCAGCAAAAGCTCAGAAGGTTCTTCAAAGGAAAGTTCGCTctaaaacactgtttaaaatcACTTGTTGGTTTCTCTGATCCTTATGTTATCCAGTGGTACTTTCTATTTTTACATGTACAGATAACACAGATATCAAGCTATTTATCTGACTTTACACCCATTCCAAGTAAAAGCAACAAATGTACAACCTTAGCGGGTCCTGCTTGTTTCTAACATGGTGTCAGTATCTGAGGGTggctttttccttttaaaagatCTGCACTTCAGCACCTAAAGGCAAGCAGTATTCTGTCATCTTGGGATGTAGGCTCATTAAGACGCACTGTATTCTTACTTAGTAAGAATCCACCGGCTACACACCCGGCTCACGTATTGTAAATCCCCAGCTTATAGTTCAACAACACAGCAGGTTACATATGATTCACGTCTCGTGTAAGCCTCGAGACGATACATTATCCTCTGCTGGTATTTCTTGCACACCACTTTAGTTACCCTTCTTGCCTACATTACAAACAAGTTTCAGCTGAGGGGGGGTGGGGACAGGGAGGAAAGGTGTAATGGCATTTCCTGGACCCGGCTTGGCTTGTGCGCTCCATCATCCTGACAGTCCCTTATTCTGCGACTGCAGACAGGCCCCGGGTACTATCTATCCTGCTAATGGCCCCGAGTTGAGAGGTAAAGAGAGATAATTGTGGCTATAACACAATCAGCGCTCCATTAGCAGGAGCTGCCCTTTCAGCTAGCCTGAAGGGAACAGTGGAGAGACATTAAGAGTCAGTGGACTCAGGAACTATCTCTGGGGGAGCCCAAAGGAGACGAGCCCGGGGGACCAGAGCAGGAATTCACTGCGCTGATTTCCCTGGTCTAGACTGCTCTCTGCCATGCTCTGCTGCTCTAGGACTGGTGGAGGCATGTGAGCACTGGCTAGAGCATATCTGTCTGTGgcatgccagtgtgtgtgtgtgtgtgtgtgaggaggggaggTTCAGCTATGCATGGATGGTGCTGATAAGAACACAAGAGTAGAGCAATCCATTACACCAGTGCAGTATGCGTGAGTGTGTGCTTAAACTTTGTGAACAAGACAAGTGCTACATGTCTGGGGAGTGAAAAGAGAGGGCGCCCTGAttcagtctgtgctgctgtaagTTTGGAAgtcacaagacacacacacgtttccaGTCTGGGAGTTTGTAATGATGAGTATCAGTCCAGCTCAGGTCATCGGTCTGTGTAATCAGTTCAATTCacaggagagagcagagtgCACCTTTGCTCCTTATCTGTTTTATGTCTATCTGCGTTAGTCTCATCTGAACCCCAACACCCCCATCTTTGCCCTGcgagtccacacacacacacacacacacacgaacacagaTATCAGCTGGCAATTAATCACTTTCTACTCGTTCCCAGCAGCCTGGGGGTTATTCACGCAGCTCCACCTGGGAGTTGTCTACTGTAGGACACGGTACAGAGGGGACAACATGGCAGAATATCCGTCTCACTAATTGCAATTCTGATCATTTTCTTCAACACTGTAATTATAATTACTACTTGATCATGTGGAAGTATGATCATTAAGTGTAGTTCACTGCAATTTGCCATGCTATATATAaccatttttaaatgaaataggCCACGTACATGGGATGTTTCAACATCGCTGATACGCCAATAAATTATTTACTGTGCAGCTGTAGCTGAAGAGCTGACACAAAATATAATTCCACATTACATGCAAGAACAAACTTGCTCAAAAACGTCCCATTTTTATTCCTAAAACTTGTATCCTTTTCAAGCATGTGTGCACTGTGACGACATCTCGCTCGCTCCACTTTTTCCTTAGTcacaatcacaaaaacaaaaagtccacACATGGGCATGGACTGCGTGATAAAGACGGCTGCGAGGGCAGAGCTGAACACACTGGTCATGTGTGggcttgtctgcctgtctgtctgtctggccttCCAGGCGTCACATTAACAAACTCCAGAAACTGGAGACCAAAATCTTCTCCTCCACTCGCATCGAGATTAAAACATCCATCTCAGGGGACAACCTCAGATAACCCCTACTTACCACCACTCCCGTCCGTCTCCCGCCCTCCCTTCTCCCTGACTGACATGTATGGAATGTATGGAGGAAGCGGGGGTACGCTGACCGCACAGGCACTGTGGAGTATCACCACATTGCTGGCCCTGGCTATGACCGAAATATCTTATTATAGTACTAAGACTTCTATTAGTGTGCGCGTCACTTGTCGGGCTGCTGAATCACCACTTTTTGCCGTGGCAGTgtgaaaccacaaacacacttccacaccaacatgatgatgatgaggatgatgaggagtaGGAGGGGAAGGAGCCTGCCATGCTGTAACCTCTTTCAGCACTTTGAGTCCTGGttctgtctttttcacagcTACCTTATGCAGTGCGATCTCCTCTTAAAGCAGCACATGCTACGGGTTGGCTGCATTCAAACACCGTCACTGTGCCCCtcattgacagacagacacgtgAGGCGCCTGAGCGACATTTGTCCTAATCTCTGGGTGCATGACTGCGGAGCACTCTGATAACTACAGAAGGCATAAGAGGGAGTGTCTGAGgaacagtgtgtgactgtgagagagagattcgTGGCCATCACATTGGACTGCCTGGTAATGGGAAGTCAAACTGGAGCTCTTACTCTCAGCAGGGAAGTATTTCAGAAGTCATTCTGGGGAAAAAATCTACCGATTATGTCCCCGGTGTCACAGGCAACTAAAGATAATGACAGAGACCTGTTTATCATGGTAGGTCTGCACCACCAGCACTATCTCTAACTGTCTCACTAAGGGGTTAAAAGTCATACGCTACTGGCTACTGGTGATGCCCCCAAGACAGGTCCCTAATCCCTGAAAAGGCTTGTTTATCATGTAGACCCACAGCCAAAGAGCTTAAGCCATCTGAAGCTTACGATATGAGCGGCGGCTTGTGACCATAAATACCTGCGTGCTGCAGCCAGAATCTCTCTTTGCCTCCGCCCTCTCGTAGCCACGTAACTCAGCAGCCAGCAACAGAGCCCACTGTTTCCCCGAGTTCTTAGAAAAGACTGGTGCTAGTTACATAAACAGCTATGGATTTACTGTGCAGCCCCGCAGATCCATGTCCTCGGCTGCTGAGGCTAAGGATTGGTTAAGTAAACTTTGTTAAAGGATGCGACATCACAGGACGACAGGCACACTGTCAGCAAGTTGCTGTTACATGTGGCGTCGCGTTCATCAGGGGTTAAACTGCTCTCCTGAGACCATGACAGGATCTATAGCACAACAGACAGGGCGGAAGGTTGTTGAAAGGTCTAAAAGATCAACAAAGTGACAAAGGAGTGAACGTAAATGTAAAAATCCCTAATGCAGGCTAACAGTGTTGGAGGCTGTTGCTCTGCACGTTGTATCTCCAGTGTCTGATGAATGGCACAGCCTGAATGAGGAACTCTTCATCTGTGGCGGATTACATAACACGTGGCCAGTTGCTACCAGGACCTGTGCTCCAAACTGTCACGCACAGCAGGGATATCAAATCCCTCGCTGACAATAAGACAACACATGCGGTAAAAGCCTTGTTTTTCCTTGTATTCAGTGGAGGGAGATTCCTGGGAATGCAAGCGAATATAAAAGcaggtttttcattttgtttttgttttgttttttttgtgctgccCTGCAGGTATACcttagcaaacagctgcttttgAAATCCCACGTTCTCTCTCTGGTAGTGAGGCGGTGAGCTTCTGTGTCTTAATACAGATCGATTTATAATGTAACGGGCTATTCAGAGGAAACCGCATCTAAAGCTGCTGCTGATCTCCCACGAGTTCAAGGGAGTTACCCGAGTTGCCACAGCGTAAATATGCACAGCTTGTAACAGTGTTTATAAAAGAGCTGTATACATAGGAGCTTTCAGTTTTCACCTGGTAATGAAGATGatccatttcttttcattcttccaTCCAACACAATGAAGACCCAATTAATGGTGGCTTGGTTCAGAAATGACCCTGAAATATCAGTTTAAAATAGGGGTGTAACAAATGCCGGTGTGATTTCGGTATCAAGCGCTGCACTATTGAACATATTTAACTGTATAGcaattgtttggttttattattacaaACTGTATAATTGCGCAATACTGCAATATAACTAAATCTTACTTTGTTTGTATATAGGCGACTCTTTACTATTCCTTCTAAAGCATTTGTCTGTCAGATCATGCAGTCtaatcatcatttcattttgtccatgATGTTTCAATTCCAGTCGAATCTTCAAAATTTCTATTCAAATTTGAACTGATGAAGATCGACAGGTTGTGCATTTGAACACATTAGTGGTTTGGAGTTTCTGTGCGTGAGTTACTCACGTCATTGATTCATTTCCGATCAAAAGTGGGATAATTCAGGTGTAAACCTAAAGGCACGACTTGCAGGCTCACCAGACACAGCCGGCCTTCCCTTTTCTCCTGAGACAATGGGGCACTTCCACTCTACCAgcgtgtgtgtctctttcaagcttgtgtgtgtgtgtgtgtgtgtgtgtgtgtgtgtgtgtgtgtgtgtgtgtgtgtgtgtgtgtgtgtgtgtgtgtgtgtgtgttcctgatgGGCCCCAGATGGGTACACAGGCAGGCAGCTCTGCCTTTTGGCTTTGACATGTGAGCGAGCAGCCAGCCGGCCCACGGGTCACTGCACCACACCTTTCCTCCTCATGCACCTTCCTCTTTCATCCCGACTCCCCATGAATCACATGCAGGACCTGCCCTTTTCTCCTGTATCCGCCAACTTTGAGGGCCCTATTTAAACGATCTATAGCGCATGGCGCAAGCGCATTTAGGGCGTGTCCTACTCCCCTTTTGCTAG
The sequence above is a segment of the Enoplosus armatus isolate fEnoArm2 chromosome 2, fEnoArm2.hap1, whole genome shotgun sequence genome. Coding sequences within it:
- the mxi1 gene encoding max-interacting protein 1 isoform X2, yielding MTAVQLNIQRLLEAAEFLERRERECEHGYASTFPSNQNTIYQRQRKFRNKKFSSNHNRSTHNELEKNRRAHLRLCLERLKTLIPLGPDCNRHTTLGLLNKAKAHIKKLEEADRKSQYQLESLEREQRHLQRQLELLGGGSGAAAQSSPGEGERIRMDSVGSTLCSDRSDSDQEEIEVDVESTEFSHGELDSVSTASTSDLDDHSSLQSMASDEGYSSCSVKLAFSS
- the mxi1 gene encoding max-interacting protein 1 isoform X1, with amino-acid sequence MAKSERQRRSLKSEEFFFDSEASLLDQQDFEMSSCPFNDVFNSKDSHMEQINTFLKNVQVLLEAARFLESSERKDGKCEHGYASTFPSNQNTIYQRQRKFRNKKFSSNHNRSTHNELEKNRRAHLRLCLERLKTLIPLGPDCNRHTTLGLLNKAKAHIKKLEEADRKSQYQLESLEREQRHLQRQLELLGGGSGAAAQSSPGEGERIRMDSVGSTLCSDRSDSDQEEIEVDVESTEFSHGELDSVSTASTSDLDDHSSLQSMASDEGYSSCSVKLAFSS